Proteins from a genomic interval of Mycobacteriales bacterium:
- the rimM gene encoding ribosome maturation factor RimM (Essential for efficient processing of 16S rRNA) — MQLVVGRIGRAHGIRGDVAVEVRTDDVDRRFAPGSVLDTDPEATGPLRVVQTRWHSGRLLVHFDGVEDRSAAEGLRGVLLVADSSTSFPADGPDEFWDHQLIGLTALDVEGRALGRVIDVLHPPGPDLLVVERPDAAELLVPFVASIVREVDVAGGRVVVDPPAGLLEL; from the coding sequence GTGCAACTGGTCGTCGGCCGGATCGGCCGTGCGCACGGCATCCGCGGCGACGTGGCGGTGGAGGTGCGGACCGACGACGTCGATCGCCGCTTCGCCCCCGGATCCGTCCTCGACACCGACCCGGAGGCGACCGGGCCGCTCCGGGTGGTGCAGACGCGCTGGCATTCCGGTCGCCTGCTCGTGCACTTCGACGGCGTGGAGGACCGCAGCGCTGCCGAGGGGTTGCGCGGCGTCCTGCTGGTCGCGGATTCGTCGACGAGCTTCCCGGCCGACGGTCCCGACGAGTTCTGGGACCATCAGCTCATCGGCCTCACCGCATTGGATGTCGAGGGGCGCGCGCTCGGGCGCGTCATCGACGTGCTTCATCCGCCCGGCCCGGATCTGCTCGTCGTCGAGCGTCCGGACGCCGCCGAGCTCCTTGTTCCGTTCGTCGCGAGCATCGTCCGCGAGGTGGACGTCGCAGGTGGGCGAGTAGTCGTCGACCCGCCGGCCGGCCTGCTCGAGCTCTGA